Proteins from a genomic interval of Rosa chinensis cultivar Old Blush chromosome 2, RchiOBHm-V2, whole genome shotgun sequence:
- the LOC112186137 gene encoding sulfate transporter 2.1, whose amino-acid sequence MASSAAACSDDEKANWVLNAPRLSGPWRESVEFSGEESQKDIVMLHGSPKHFKQSTTTDASSEEHMLDLEKNSSSVDRSQWVLNGPEPPGLWHELMDSVRETISYCGSKYSSLKSQPMLKSVVSVQREIFPILVWGRNYSISKFKHDLMAGLTIASLCIPQSIGYATLAKLDPQYGLYTSVVPPLIYAIMGTSREIAIGPVAVVSLLLPSMLQKLQDPGADPIAYTKLVLTATFFTGIFQASFGIFRLGFLVDFLSHAAIIGFVAGAAIIIGLQQLKGLLGITHFPNSTDVISVMEAVWSSFHHPWNPHNFMLGCSFLCFILISRFVGRKNRKLFWLPAMAPLLSVILSTLIVYLTRADKHGIKIVKHIKEGLNPSSVHLLQLNSPYIGDVAKVGLIVALVALTEAIAVGKSFSSIKGYHINGNKEMMSMGFMNIVGSLTSCYVATGSFSRTAVNFSAGCETPVSNIVMAITVIISLQFLTRLLYFTPIAILASIILSALPGLINVNEIYNIWKVDKLDFLASIGAFFGVLFASVEIGLLVAVAISFTKIILISIRPGTETLGKLPGTDMFCDTEQYPMAVTVPGIMIVRVKSALFCFANANFVRERIVRWITANKAKGLKGNNTKDAIQIVILDMSNLINIDTSGIATLDDLQRNLLSEGIELAIANPRWQVIHKLKLSNFVGKIGGRVFVTVAEAVAATFSGKIATTC is encoded by the exons ATGGCCTCTTCAGCAGCTGCCTGCAGCGACGATGAAAAGGCTAATTGGGTGCTTAACGCCCCCCGGCTGTCGGGTCCGTGGCGTGAGTCTGTAGAGTTTTCAGGTGAAGAGAGCCAAAAAGATATTGTCATGCTTCACGGTTCCCCCAAACACTTCAAACAATCAACCACTACTGATGCCTCATCTGAGGAGCATATGCTTGACCTTGAAAAAAACAGTAGTAGTGTTGATAGGTCTCAATGGGTACTGAATGGTCCAGAACCCCCAGGTCTATGGCATGAGCTCATGGACTCTGTGAGGGAAACCATTTCTTACTGTGGAAGCAAGTACTCGTCCCTCAAGAGCCAGCCGATGCTGAAAAGCGTAGTTTCAGTCCAGCGAGAGATATTTCCTATCCTTGTTTGGGGTCGTAACTATAGCATTTCGAAGTTCAAGCATGATTTAATGGCAGGTCTAACCATAGCAAGTCTCTGCATTCCCCAG AGCATAGGATATGCAACCTTAGCAAAGCTTGATCCTCAATATGGCCTTT ATACTAGTGTTGTACCACCTCTCATATATGCTATAATGGGGACTTCAAGAGAGATAGCAATTGGACCTGTAGCTGTGGTTTCACTGCTCCTGCCCTCAATGCTTCAGAAATTACAAGATCCTGGTGCTGATCCAATTGCTTACACCAAGCTTGTTTTGACTGCCACTTTCTTCACGGGTATCTTTCAAGCTTCCTTCGGAATCTTCAG ATTGGGATTTCTTGTGGATTTTCTTTCCCATGCTGCAATCATAGGGTTCGTGGCAGGAGCAGCCATTATAATTGGCCTTCAACAACTGAAAGGATTACTTGGAATCACTCACTTTCCAAACAGTACTGATGTTATCTCTGTCATGGAAGCTGTTTGGTCCTCGTTTCATCATCCT TGGAATCCTCATAATTTTATGCTTGGGTGCTCATTCCTGTGCTTCATCCTAATCTCAAGATTTGTG GGAAGAAAGAACAGGAAACTTTTCTGGTTGCCAGCCATGGCTCCTCTCCTATCTGTTATACTGTCAACTCTTATTGTTTATCTCACGAGGGCAGATAAGCATGGGATTAAGATTGTAAAACATATCAAAGAGGGCTTGAATCCTAGCTCAGTTCATCTATTACAGCTCAATAGCCCCTATATTGGAGATGTGGCTAAAGTTGGACTCATAGTCGCACTTGTTGCACTCACG GAAGCAATTGCGgttggaaaatccttttcatCCATAAAAGGGTACCATATCAATGGgaacaaagaaatgatgtcaatGGGTTTCATGAACATAGTTGGATCTCTTACTTCTTGCTATGTTGCAACTG GTTCATTCTCACGTACTGCCGTAAACTTCAGTGCCGGTTGTGAAACTCCGGTGTCAAACATTGTCATGGCCATTACGGTGATCATATCACTGCAATTTTTGACAAGGCTCTTGTATTTCACTCCAATAGCAATCCTTGCTTCAATAATTCTGTCTGCTCTTCCTGGACTGATCAATGTCAATGAAATCTACAATATCTGGAAGGTGGATAAGCTTGACTTCCTAGCTTCTATAGGAGCCTTCTTTGGAGTGCTGTTTGCATCAGTGGAGATAGGCCTTCTAGTCGCG GTAGCAATCTCATTCACAAAGATAATTCTCATCTCGATTCGACCTGGGACAGAAACTCTTGGAAAACTTCCTGGAACTGATATGTTTTGTGACACCGAACAATATCCTATGGCTGTCACGGTTCCTGGGATCATGATAGTTCGTGTCAAGTctgctttgttttgttttgcaaatGCCAACTTCGTTAGAGAAAG AATTGTGAGGTGGATAACTGCAAACAAAGCAAAAGGCCTGAAAGGAAATAACACCAAAGATGCCATTCAAATAGTCATTCTTGACATGTCTA ATTTGATCAACATTGATACATCTGGAATAGCTACCCTAGATGACCTGCAGAGGAATTTGTTATCAGAAGGAATTGAG ttAGCAATTGCAAACCCTCGGTGGCAAGTGATTCACAAACTGAAGCTCTCCAACTTTGTGGGAAAAATCGGAGGAAGGGTTTTTGTGACTGTTGCAGAAGCTGTGGCTGCAACTTTCTCTGGAAAAATTGCTACCACTTGTTAA
- the LOC112186139 gene encoding protein NEN4, which yields MDYPSTSSCKESTSTEIVFFDIETNVPNRVGQRFWVLEFGAIVVCPRKLVELDSYSSLIRPADLSAVPSRSGRCDGITKDVVANAPTFEQVADKIFSILNGRIWAGHNIQRFDCARIKEAFSDIGRPAPTPVGMIDSLGVLTEKFGRRAGNMKMASLATYFKLGQQKHRSLEDVRMNLEVLKNCATVLFLEATLPSVLDGNWHGSPTVTTRSRSNGKLPCRDETTSRKSPPTTAFIGYQRAVPYTPRGSLGKVTERVKNLLCRAQGNQPLSNILKHSHSLLR from the exons ATGGACTACCCTTCTACATCATCATGCAAAGAAAGCACATCAACAGAGATTGTGTTCTTTGACATAGAAACAAATGTACCCAATAGAGTTGGACAACGGTTCTGGGTATTAGAATTTGGGGCAATTGTTGTTTGCCCTCGAAAGCTTGTCGAGCTAGACAGCTATAGCAGCCTCATTAGGCCAGCAGACTTGTCTGCAGTACCCTCAAGGTCCGGTCGATGTGACGGGATCACTAAGGATGTTGTTGCAAATGCACCTACGTTTGAGCAAGTTGCTGATAAGATATTCAGCATTTTGAATGGCAGAATTTGGGCAGGTcataacatccagcggttcgATTGTGCTCGCATTAAGGAGGCGTTTTCGGACATTGGTAGGCCTGCGCCTACCCCTGTTGGGATGATAGACTCTCTAGGGGTACTAACTGAGAAGTTTGGCAGAAGAGCTGGCAATATGAAG ATGGCATCATTGGCAACTTACTTCAAGCTTGGGCAGCAAAAGCACAG GAGCCTTGAAGATGTTAGGATGAACCTGGAGGTCCTCAAGAACTGTGCAACTGTGCTGTTTCTG GAAGCAACCCTTCCTAGCGTGTTAGATGGCAACTGGCATGGCTCTCCAACAGTTACAACTCGCAGTAGAAGTAATGGGAAATTGCCATGCCGAGATGAAACAACAAGCCGGAAGTCTCCCCCAACAACTGCTTTTATCGGATATCAAAGAGCAGTTCCATATACTCCAAGGGGGAGTTTGGGAAAG GTGACAGAAAGGGTAAAGAATCTATTGTGTAGAGCACAAGGAAACCAGCCTCTTAGTAACATATTGAAGCATTCTCATTCACTACTCCGGTGA